The sequence CGAGTGATTAAAATTTGATCAGTGACTAGTATTCAATATCCCTGCAGAGTTGATTGCTAGTTTCAACAACTGATGTATGATAGATGAAGGAAGACTATCAGCCTAAGCTGATGATATTGTATTATttgcaacatttgttttttttttcaaagcactATATTAACACTACGGAGCCAAAATAAACTGGAGGATAAGGAATAAAACATACAGGTCAAACCGTTCGAAAGTTTAATCGTTATTAAGGAAATATGAAtccatttttattcaaatttatttcctGAAAAGATCTTTTTAATCTTTCTTTAAAGATAAACATTGTGTATAATCAGTATGATGTTTGTCATCGGTTTGAGATCTGCGCTCATGGCGGAATGTCTGTTTAAATGCAGACAAATCTATAAATCTTTTTTTATGATAGAGTTTCCTATTGGAAAActgcatccggcgactgacgagggtttggtttaggggctgggaatcgaacccatgaccattcgcttataaggcgaacgtgtagccaactcgCTGAAAAGTGCTCTGATACTAAACAAATTTACAGAATTAGAAATAAATTCACAATAATTaatcaaatatttgaaaataaaactttcttccaatcaactgtcaaaacgtacgcagACGTGTACATTCTGCAACGCTCtttatttttgagaaaaaaaatcttgtgatACAATAAAGTAGATCCATTAGGAAAGGtcctatttatttttcaaaaatgggcCTTTCCAAACATTAACAGCAACCAAATGGTCAACCCTGCTAGAAAAGTTCACTTTGCAATGCTGAATGGCTACAGACGCTACCGTGTGGTGAATAAATTTTCTACAACCACCAGCGCCGACGACCATCATTGGTGCCGCAGGGAGCACAACCGACGCCATCATTGCCGTTCCATTTATGGTTCATGATGCTCTGTGCCAATATGGAGCACATAATAAGACACTTCataggattcaaaataaaatttagaaaatgattgcaataaaaattgcaacgattagctccttgtacccttagtataaattaggttagatattttctggtttgttgatttttatcggtgatgaaaaatacacaaatttccgttttttaataacgtttcggcttactccattcagccatcatcagatctgtgatcaaattttattaattagtttaaaatattcaaattggttacaattttcttttctccCACTTACATTGAAAAACGTTCACTTGCCACCAGTGTGGTTCAATAACTAACCCCCCTGAGTCTAATACTACCGAATCCCTTCTATGTGTTGTACCATGTGCGTCATCGTGTCTACCGAGTTGCTGTTCGTTTGTGTAACGATCGGATTTTGCACACTAGTGCGTTGTACGCCGAGTCAATTCCACCGCATTCTCGTTGTAGGTTCACCGTTGCATCGTTTCCCATCATCTTTATGTGGAAGGCCTCTGCGATAATCGTGCTCTCCTGGTTTTCTATTCGTTCTAAAATTTCCGTATTTCCAAAATCAAAATTGTGTCCTTCTGTCATATAATGTTGTGCCAGGCCAGTCTTTGCTTCCCTTTTCCTTATGCTGGTTCTAAGTTACTTGACTCGTGTTTCCAGCATACGGCCTGTTTGTTTGCCTGAGAGCAGGATCATCGCAGAGGCCTTCCACATAAAGATGATGGGAAACGATGCAACGGTGAACCTACAACGAGAATGCGGTGGAATTGACTCGGCGTACAACGCACTAGTGTGCAAAATCCGATCGTTACACAAACGAACAGCAACTCGGTAGACACGATGACGCACATGGTACAACACATAGAAGGGATTCGGTAGTATTAGACTCAGGGGGTTAGTTATTGAACCACACTGGTGGCAAGTGAACGTTTTTCAATGTAAGTGGGTGAGAAGAAAATTGTaaccaatttgaatattttaaactaattaataaaatttgatcacagatctgatgatggctgaatggagtaagccgaaacgttattaaaaaacggaaatttgtgtatttttcatcaccgataaaaatcaacaaaccagaaaatataaagttttacGGTGACCGAAACCCCACCAAATGAAAATGGTTGATCAAGGAAGGGATATACATCTTGAACGAGTGATTGCGATCAAATATGGCAGCCACGAAAGAGAAGTGCTACGAAGTTTCCAGAAAGTTTCGATAAAATTAGCGAAAACCAACAATCGTGTGAAGTTCTTGCTGAACTGTCGGAAATGCAAAGTGATACCAGTGTGCCTTAACTACAAAGTGCATGTCAATCTGGAAAATGAGGAATCACATAGGCAAATGGAAAAGGTGTTGTTCAAGCAAAAGATCAGAATATTGAGCATACTGATAGCAGATGCGAAAAGATCATTATCCAGATCGAAGAAAGTGAAAGCAGAGTTGGGGAGCAAAATGGACCGGCTACTGCAGAAAGAAGACTTCGAACAAGTAAGGAAAATGGTGGAAAATAAAGCTGTGAATGTGTACGTGGCCACGAGAGAAATTGAGATGAAGAAAATTGAGAAACTCAAGAGAAGGAGAGTCGTGAACTTGAGTTACGAACCAAGTTGGGTGGAAAATACTACCAGTTCACCCATACCCGACTTTCTCGAACGTACACTGATGCTAGGTCCCAACTACAATGTACCGAATCGGGAGAACTTTCCTTACATCGAGATCGTGGCAGACATCGACAAAGCAATCAAGTACAAGGAGGAGGTGGAGGAAATTCGAGCTGAAGTAGTAACGGCaatgtccaatttcatcaatttcaacAAACAACCACGTCACCACCATCAGGAATGGATTGCTAAGGATGTTGGAAGAAGcaggaaatttctgaaggaaaaccCAAACCTGTTAATCACCAAAGCAGACAAGGGCACCAAAACAGTCATCCTATCGAAATGGAGGAAATGCTACAAGACTCCAGCATACGAGAAAATCTCATTTTATCCGAAGGCACGGGTGTCccgcaaaataaaattaatcttGGATGGATGGAAAGAAAACAAATACATTGAATCTAAGATCCACAGAAGGCTCAATGTATCAAATTGCAATCTTCCACGCATATACGGTCTTCCAAAAATCCACAAAGAAGGAAGACCATTACGCCCCGTGGTGTCAACAATTGGATCTACCACGTACAGGTTGGCACAGTACTTGTCAAACATCCTGGGAAAAGTCGTCGGAAAAACGGATTCCCATGTTATCAACAGCTTCACTTTCGCAACAGAAGTATCAGGAACGCAGATCGATGAGGACGAGGTAATGTTTTCGCTTGACGTCACATCTCTATACACCAACGTACCGGTGGACTACGCAATAGAGTGTATAAACCAACGCTGGGGAGAAATTGAAGACCATACACCGATCGACCAACACAGTTTTGTGGCAGCCGTTCAACTAGTATTGGAATCAACGCTCTTCGTGTATGGAGGTgtcttctacaaacaaacgttCGGTGTTCCCATGGGTTCTCCACTATCGCCTGTGGTTGCTAATCTTGTAATGGAGCGACTGGAACAAGAGAGCATACGCACGCTGCAGGCTAAGGAAATAGTGATGAAGCTTTACCGTCGCTACGTGGACGATTGTTTCTGTATTGCCAAAACACAACACATAGACACAATCATTAACACGTTCAATgaatttcatgagaaattgAACTTCACGATAGAGAAGGAGAAGGAACACAAACTCAAGTTTCTAGACATGACACTAGACAGGACATCTCAACACATTAAGAAAATTTGGACACCAAAACAGACGAATGGGAGGTATCTGGACTTCCACTCTGACAGCCCATTTCAACATAAACGAAACACCGCGATGGCATTGATAGACCGAGCAATTAAATTAACAGACGCAACAGAAAGACACAACACCATCACAACAGTAAGGCAAATTCTTATGAAGAATCATTACCCACAATGGTTCATTAATAAGATGCTTAAACACAGAACCCACCAACATTACAACACTCTACAGCAAAATGACAACAATAGGAAAGAAACGAAATACGTGTCAACGCCATACATACCATGTTTGAGTGAGAAATTgtcaaaaattctcaaaaagCATAACATTACACTAGCATACCAACCAAGAAACAAAACTAAACACACCGTATTCAGCAAATTAAAAGACCCGATTccaaaaaacaaaaccaaaaatgtAGTGTATGCAATTCCCTGCGGTGCAGGTGACAACAAAGTCTACGTGGGACAAACAGGCCGTATGCTGGAAACACGAATCAATGAACAGAACCAGCATAAGGAAAAGGGAAGCAAAGACTGGCCTGGCACAACATTATATGACAGAAGGACACAATTTTGATTTTGGAAATACGGAAATTTTAGAACGGATAGAAAACCAGGAGAGCACGATCATCGCAGAGGCCTTCCACATAAAGATGATGGGAAACGATGCAACGGTGAACCTACAACGAGAATGCGGTGGAATTGACTCGGCGTACAACACACTAGTGTGCAAAATCCGATCGTTACACAAACGAACAGCAACTCGGTAGACACGATGACGCACATGGTACAACACATAGAAGGGATTCGGTAGTATTAGACTCAGGGGGGTTAGTTATTGAACCACACTGGTGGCAAGTGAACGTTTTTCAATGTAAGTGggagaaaagaaaattgtaaccaatttgaatattttaaactaattaataaaatttgatcacagatctgatgatggctgaatggagtaagccgaaacgtagaaaaaacggaaatttgtgtatttttcatcaccgataaaaatcaacaaaccagaaaatataaagttttacGGTGACCGAAACCCCACCAAATAAATTAGGttaggtttagtttaagttaaaaacattgtaattcctacatggttcaattaaaccagaggaaaaaactgtcagaggcaattgaaatgtattaataacaactaaaaagtaacaatgcaaataaggatgatagtgttaaaacACAGAACACCTAGTcgaagagatgaatgcatgtattagataattagcaaataaaagtTAGGGATCTTGGATACCGTTTAGCgtttttaaaaactaattttaatATACCGAAACACTTTATTAACGTAAGACCACTACACTACACACTGCTTAATGAACAAGTAAAGAGGACGAGACACGTTGGCACTCGAGTTTTATAGCCTAATTCTGCCTACCTAGCACATTCCTACACCTAGCTTCTGATTGGTGCATAGCGTGGCGTGATGCACCCCGTTGATTCCATAACGGCTCCCCTCTTAGTTGGAAGCACGTCCTCGGCTTCCGTAATGTTGTTACTCCTGTGGAATAAGATGAGGCTGCCGCTGCATTTCCATCCATCTTTCGGGTATTGCTCTTTCGCTAGGTCCAATGATCATGGGATCCGGAATTGATGATGAATTTTCCATGCTGTGGTTTCCTTTCCATATAAGAACTCTCAGAACACCGATTACCGCTATGATAATTATAATGGTTGTCAATGTCGTTAGGGTTCCGAAAGATAACCATCCAAAGGTTCAGCTTCCAATGAATATTGTCAGCTGTTAGGTTCAAATGCGCGATATTATGACGCTGCTCCAAATGCTGTTCCTGAAGAAGTTCCAATGGAAGACGATTTATGAATTTAACTGGAGTTACCTTCAACCCTGTTGTTGGGATAAACGAATGGGGCTGCGCATCGTATTTGTGGTTTGCATATTCCTCATCATCGAGCTTCAATGTACATTGTTGAAATTGTATAAGGAACGATCCTTGTAGTTTACGTTCCTGGGCTGAGCAGTTTGATGACATGAGAAGATCTGCGGCGCTAACCACAATGTTTGCGTCGTCCACTcttttgatgaaatttattcCATACGTTCGTTCTACGTTGCAATATGCTGGTTTTCCGGTAGTCAGCTGTTGAATACACTCCGTCATTGGTTCAGTTTGCGCGCTGGAGCATATAAACATATCCTTGGCTTTGGAACATGGAGTTTTAGAAAGATAGGGTGTTGGGCCGTCGAGATAGTAGTTTGCGTGCAGTTGAATTTTGAGATTATTCTGTACCACTGGTTCAATGAAATTCAGTTTGTAGATAACGTTTTTGATCCTTGGGATTTTGAGGGTATAGATAATCATGTCCTTGCTGTAGATTACGTACACACTGGCGATGTCCAAAATGCTGTCCATGCTGTGTTGTTCAAGGCCATCGTGGgaaagaaatttcttggcgGTGATCAGCTCGCTAGAGCTGATGATGCGGCTGCTGGGGATATTTCTCCTGGCTAGGGTGACTGCTTCCTCTATGATTTCTAGCTAAAAGATTAGCTCATCTAAGTTGAAAAGGAGGTTTATAGAATCAAATCCATCTAAAGTCCCTGCAGTAAAGTTTCCCTGATATTTAATTAG comes from Armigeres subalbatus isolate Guangzhou_Male chromosome 2, GZ_Asu_2, whole genome shotgun sequence and encodes:
- the LOC134209171 gene encoding uncharacterized protein LOC134209171, translated to MVDQGRDIHLERVIAIKYGSHEREVLRSFQKVSIKLAKTNNRVKFLLNCRKCKVIPVCLNYKVHVNLENEESHRQMEKVLFKQKIRILSILIADAKRSLSRSKKVKAELGSKMDRLLQKEDFEQVRKMVENKAVNVYVATREIEMKKIEKLKRRRVVNLSYEPSWVENTTSSPIPDFLERTLMLGPNYNVPNRENFPYIEIVADIDKAIKYKEEVEEIRAEVVTAMSNFINFNKQPRHHHQEWIAKDVGRSRKFLKENPNLLITKADKGTKTVILSKWRKCYKTPAYEKISFYPKARVSRKIKLILDGWKENKYIESKIHRRLNVSNCNLPRIYGLPKIHKEGRPLRPVVSTIGSTTYRLAQYLSNILGKVVGKTDSHVINSFTFATEVSGTQIDEDEVMFSLDVTSLYTNVPVDYAIECINQRWGEIEDHTPIDQHSFVAAVQLVLESTLFVYGGVFYKQTFGVPMGSPLSPVVANLVMERLEQESIRTLQAKEIVMKLYRRYVDDCFCIAKTQHIDTIINTFNEFHEKLNFTIEKEKEHKLKFLDMTLDRTSQHIKKIWTPKQTNGRYLDFHSDSPFQHKRNTAMALIDRAIKLTDATERHNTITTCMQFPAVQVTTKSTWDKQAVCWKHESMNRTSIRKREAKTGLAQHYMTEGHNFDFGNTEILERIENQESTIIAEAFHIKMMGNDATVNLQRECGGIDSAYNTLVCKIRSLHKRTATR